One region of Papaver somniferum cultivar HN1 unplaced genomic scaffold, ASM357369v1 unplaced-scaffold_131, whole genome shotgun sequence genomic DNA includes:
- the LOC113332515 gene encoding 60S ribosomal protein L39-1-like, with translation MPSHKSFMIKKKLAKKMRQNRPIPNWIRMRTDNTIRYNAKRRHWRRTKLGF, from the exons atg CCTTCCCACAAGTCATTTATGATCAAGAAGAAGCTCGCTAAGAAGATGAGGCAAAACAGACCTATCCCTAATTGGATCCGTATGAGAACTGATAACACCATCAG gTACAATGCTAAGCGCAGGCACTGGCGCAGAACCAAGCTAGGGTTTTAA
- the LOC113332573 gene encoding uncharacterized protein LOC113332573 — MRKVKLEFQELFDDYSSVYSTHEEGSSSVASVVASSVSTPSQGLKSRIQSRKRQHWDNPSCVEEARTTELDRYLTDVMMDGKMREVDQDDDFDILAWWQANANRYKVLSYIARDILALPVSSVSSESAFSTGKRVLTPWRASMSTKTVEALLCTQSYLQKPMALDLLCDYVPDDDGEDAAVIIENFLKA; from the exons atgagaaaggtgaaattagaattTCAGGAACTCTTTGATGATTATAGTTCAGTGTATTCAACTCATGAGGAAGGGTCATCTAGTGTTGCTTCGGTAGTTGCCAGTTCAGTTAGCACGCCATCTCAAGGGTTGAAAtcaagaattcaatcaaggaAGAGACAGCATTGGGACAACCCaagttgtgttgaagaagcaAGAACAACGGAGTTAGATAGGTACTTGACAGATGTGATGATGGATGGAAAAATGCGTGAAGTAGATCAAGATGATGACTTtgacatattggcttggtggcaggctaatgcaAACAGGTATAAGGTACTGTCCTACATTGCAAGAGATATATTAGCCTTGCCTGTGTCTTCAGTATCCtctgaatcagcttttagcaCCGGAAAGCGCGTGCTTACTCCATGGAGAGCTTCTATGTCTACAaagacagttgaggcattgctctGTACACAAAGTTATTTACAAAAACCCATGGCTCTTGATCTACTATGTGATTATGtacctgatgatgatggtgaagatgcgGCAG TCATAATTGAGAATTTCCTAAAAGCTTGA